A single window of Granulicella mallensis MP5ACTX8 DNA harbors:
- a CDS encoding sigma-70 family RNA polymerase sigma factor yields the protein MIPMIQSGGESELIDVILAGNTQLYHQLILPYERSVYLISHSYMKNDKDAEDVAQETFVRAFQNLGSFRGDRKLRTWFIGIAINEAKSRLQQQAIIQTASLLKPQNEEWLMSPTLLDDWKELPSGVVEHEEIRSLLQQAFERLPDIYQRVFLLRDIEGLDLNDTAQILDMDVAQVNLTSHGARIILQSLLVPQLGAINLASKEPSSRRHSRAATNLTAKVRHCRRSVTASSDDDCD from the coding sequence ATGATCCCCATGATCCAAAGCGGAGGAGAGTCGGAGTTGATTGATGTTATTTTGGCTGGCAATACCCAGCTTTACCATCAGTTGATTCTTCCTTATGAGCGGAGCGTCTACCTGATTTCGCATTCCTACATGAAGAACGATAAGGATGCTGAGGATGTAGCGCAGGAAACGTTTGTTAGGGCCTTTCAGAATCTAGGCTCCTTCCGAGGCGATAGAAAGCTCAGGACGTGGTTCATCGGTATCGCGATCAATGAGGCAAAGAGCCGATTGCAGCAACAGGCGATCATCCAGACTGCCTCTCTACTAAAACCTCAGAACGAAGAGTGGCTTATGTCCCCGACACTTCTGGACGATTGGAAAGAGCTTCCTTCTGGTGTGGTCGAGCACGAGGAGATCAGAAGCCTGCTGCAGCAAGCCTTTGAGAGGCTTCCTGATATTTACCAGCGAGTGTTTCTCCTGCGCGATATAGAGGGACTCGATCTAAACGACACGGCACAGATTCTGGATATGGATGTCGCACAGGTGAATCTCACGTCGCACGGGGCTCGAATCATTCTGCAGAGCTTGTTGGTACCACAATTGGGTGCAATCAACCTGGCTTCGAAGGAGCCGAGCTCCAGGAGGCATTCACGTGCAGCGACGAACCTTACAGCTAAAGTCCGTCACTGTCGAAGATCCGTCACAGCTTCGTCAGATGACGACTGCGATTGA
- a CDS encoding DUF417 family protein translates to MDRVSSEQSMNAENQDLVSVGSSIEAKSLLTKVAAWVSDRNIPFLISSIGMIAMLLWAGSFKMTAPGAEGIIPLVSNSPLISWHFKVFGPYVGSDLIGLTEIIAATLMIVGYLKPKAGIVGGLIACVMFFITSTMVMTTPGAIIVVKGLRYMSFTGLFLFKDIISLGVAFYLVTYFGKRAILSENKN, encoded by the coding sequence ATGGATCGGGTCTCGTCTGAACAATCAATGAACGCGGAGAATCAAGACCTGGTTTCTGTTGGTTCCTCAATAGAGGCCAAAAGCCTCCTAACTAAGGTAGCTGCCTGGGTAAGTGATCGTAATATCCCTTTCCTGATTTCCAGTATCGGCATGATCGCGATGCTCCTTTGGGCGGGGTCTTTCAAGATGACTGCGCCCGGCGCCGAAGGCATCATTCCCCTGGTTTCAAATAGCCCGCTGATCAGTTGGCACTTTAAAGTATTCGGTCCTTATGTCGGCTCTGATCTAATTGGCCTTACCGAAATCATCGCCGCCACGTTGATGATCGTAGGTTATTTGAAGCCCAAAGCCGGTATCGTCGGCGGCCTTATTGCATGCGTCATGTTCTTCATCACCAGTACGATGGTGATGACTACCCCCGGTGCGATTATTGTGGTCAAAGGGCTTCGGTATATGAGTTTCACGGGCTTGTTCCTTTTCAAGGACATCATCTCTCTTGGGGTAGCGTTCTATCTCGTCACCTATTTCGGTAAAAGAGCTATCCTCTCCGAAAACAAAAACTAA
- a CDS encoding alpha/beta fold hydrolase — protein MNSFSENVTVVLVHGAWADGSCWQNIILPLKRQGLKVTCAPIPLTSLMDDIAALQRVIERTTGPVVLVGHAYGGAVIAGPSDDRVKSLVYVAALAPDEGETVADVFYRATPHPSAPQLAPDEHGFIWMPEEGFSNAVAHNASPDQTTIASAVQRPVSVKCIQEKAPAPAWKTKPSWFLLAEEDRMILSETQRYMANRMNAKIWSHEVDHSPMLTAPYLVVEVILEAARGALGS, from the coding sequence ATGAACTCTTTTTCTGAAAATGTAACGGTTGTACTCGTCCATGGGGCATGGGCTGACGGGTCCTGCTGGCAGAACATCATTCTGCCTCTGAAGCGACAGGGCCTGAAGGTCACATGCGCTCCTATTCCACTTACATCCCTCATGGATGACATCGCTGCACTCCAGCGCGTAATTGAGAGAACCACGGGACCTGTTGTTCTAGTCGGTCACGCGTATGGCGGAGCTGTGATCGCTGGCCCGTCGGACGATCGGGTCAAGTCGCTCGTGTATGTGGCGGCCCTGGCACCTGATGAGGGGGAGACGGTAGCCGATGTGTTTTATCGCGCCACTCCGCATCCCTCTGCTCCGCAGCTCGCACCCGATGAGCATGGCTTTATCTGGATGCCGGAAGAAGGCTTCAGCAACGCTGTGGCGCACAATGCATCTCCGGATCAAACGACGATTGCGTCTGCAGTGCAGAGGCCTGTCTCTGTGAAGTGCATTCAGGAGAAAGCTCCTGCACCCGCATGGAAGACGAAGCCCTCGTGGTTCCTGCTTGCGGAAGAAGACCGCATGATTCTTTCTGAGACTCAGCGGTACATGGCAAATCGTATGAATGCCAAGATCTGGTCGCATGAAGTGGACCACTCTCCGATGCTCACGGCTCCGTACCTTGTGGTCGAGGTGATCCTGGAAGCTGCGCGTGGAGCGCTCGGCTCGTAA
- a CDS encoding TMEM175 family protein: MSPRKANIERLATFSDGVFAVIITIMVLDLRPPEHPTFASLLPLWPTALSYLVSYLFIAIVWTNHHHLLRFADESTPRLIWINFAHLFTVSLVPFATAWVASTRIAAVPVFLYAAVFVLVELAYLQFEHHALTQAEVEEISPRTRRLAWIRSLVALGLFLTAMFVSFEFPRCSFALVCCAVLLYLVPEPPVPPGESTDSVSLKTV; the protein is encoded by the coding sequence ATGTCTCCACGAAAAGCGAATATTGAACGACTGGCTACATTTTCAGATGGGGTGTTTGCGGTCATCATCACGATCATGGTCCTGGACCTGAGGCCGCCGGAGCACCCCACCTTCGCATCTCTGTTGCCGTTATGGCCGACTGCGCTGAGCTACCTGGTGAGTTATCTGTTTATAGCCATCGTTTGGACGAATCACCATCACCTGCTGCGCTTCGCCGACGAGTCGACGCCGCGGTTGATTTGGATTAATTTCGCGCACTTATTCACAGTATCGCTGGTGCCGTTTGCAACGGCATGGGTTGCGAGCACACGTATAGCCGCGGTTCCCGTCTTCCTTTATGCAGCGGTGTTTGTCCTGGTGGAGTTGGCCTATCTTCAGTTCGAGCACCACGCCCTGACCCAGGCGGAAGTGGAGGAGATCTCGCCTCGCACTCGCAGGCTTGCATGGATACGCTCCCTCGTTGCACTCGGACTCTTTCTCACTGCGATGTTCGTGTCGTTCGAGTTTCCGCGGTGCAGCTTCGCACTGGTGTGTTGCGCCGTCCTTCTTTATCTAGTGCCGGAGCCTCCAGTGCCCCCAGGTGAGAGCACGGACTCGGTCTCTCTGAAAACGGTGTGA
- a CDS encoding SDR family oxidoreductase encodes MKPNSVAVVTGASQGIGRATAVRLARDFSAVVLVARNQDELQKAAADVNAAGAESLIYALDLRDPQAVETVVKGTLERFGRIDALVNIAGAVPQIDLFEMTDAQWNDGLELKLHGARRLTVRAWDALKASGGSVVLISGSAALDPKPGFAAVAAINAAIIALAKAFAEQGIKDGVQVNSVVPGAVMTGRRQSFFAKWAPAHNLTVEEALKKFPEEAGISRFGKPEEIADLMAYLVSPSAKWMTGSSIRMDGGEVKGI; translated from the coding sequence ATGAAGCCCAACTCTGTTGCTGTTGTTACGGGTGCAAGCCAGGGGATTGGCCGCGCTACCGCAGTGCGTTTGGCGCGCGATTTTTCAGCCGTGGTTCTCGTAGCCAGAAATCAGGATGAACTACAAAAGGCTGCAGCCGATGTCAACGCCGCAGGCGCCGAGTCGCTTATCTATGCGCTCGACCTGCGAGATCCTCAGGCCGTAGAGACAGTCGTTAAGGGGACGCTGGAACGCTTTGGCAGGATCGACGCCCTGGTGAATATTGCGGGAGCGGTTCCCCAGATCGATCTGTTCGAGATGACGGATGCTCAGTGGAATGACGGATTAGAGCTCAAACTGCACGGCGCACGCCGCCTGACGGTACGAGCCTGGGATGCGTTGAAAGCCTCAGGCGGATCTGTCGTCCTGATCTCCGGCAGCGCCGCTCTCGACCCAAAGCCTGGGTTCGCTGCGGTTGCCGCGATCAACGCTGCGATTATTGCCCTCGCAAAAGCCTTTGCTGAGCAGGGAATCAAGGACGGAGTGCAGGTCAACAGCGTAGTCCCAGGCGCTGTGATGACCGGACGCAGGCAATCGTTCTTCGCGAAATGGGCGCCCGCGCACAACCTTACCGTAGAAGAGGCGCTGAAGAAGTTTCCAGAGGAAGCTGGTATCAGCCGTTTCGGTAAGCCAGAAGAGATCGCTGACCTGATGGCGTATCTGGTATCGCCGTCGGCGAAGTGGATGACGGGATCTTCTATACGAATGGATGGCGGCGAAGTCAAAGGCATCTGA
- a CDS encoding alpha/beta fold hydrolase yields MSQVPVTSVHKVEADGIQVFYREAGDAAAPVLLLLHGFPTSSFMFRDLISRLADSYRVIAPDLPGFGFTEVPEKRNYTYSFDALAGTVQAFTDALGLTRYAIYIFDYGAPTGLRLAMSRPERITAIVSQNGNAYEEGLGDAWGPIRTYWAAPTAENREVIRKNILNFDGTRWQYTHGVANPESVPPESYTLDAALLERPGNMEIQLDLFLDYASNVKLYPKFQEYLRKSKPPLLAIWGKNDPFFIPAGAEAYRKDLPNAKVQFLDTGHFATETHSVEIAAAIKEFFGANGISK; encoded by the coding sequence ATGAGTCAAGTCCCTGTGACATCCGTGCATAAAGTTGAGGCGGACGGAATCCAAGTCTTCTACCGTGAAGCCGGCGATGCAGCCGCGCCTGTGTTGCTCTTGCTGCATGGGTTTCCGACATCATCCTTCATGTTCCGCGATCTCATCTCTCGTCTTGCCGACAGCTACAGAGTGATCGCGCCGGATCTGCCCGGATTTGGGTTTACGGAGGTACCCGAAAAGCGAAACTACACATACTCATTCGACGCGCTGGCCGGTACGGTGCAGGCCTTCACTGACGCGCTTGGCCTCACTCGCTACGCGATATACATCTTCGACTATGGAGCGCCTACAGGCCTCCGTCTGGCAATGAGCCGCCCCGAGCGAATTACCGCGATCGTCTCGCAGAACGGCAACGCTTATGAAGAAGGACTCGGCGATGCCTGGGGGCCGATCAGAACGTATTGGGCTGCGCCGACAGCAGAGAACCGGGAAGTGATCCGGAAGAACATCTTGAATTTTGACGGAACCCGCTGGCAGTACACGCACGGTGTCGCGAATCCCGAGAGCGTGCCGCCCGAGTCGTATACGTTGGATGCGGCCTTGCTGGAAAGACCGGGGAATATGGAGATTCAGCTCGACCTGTTCCTTGATTACGCATCGAATGTGAAGCTTTATCCCAAGTTCCAAGAGTACCTTCGGAAGTCGAAGCCGCCGCTGCTGGCAATCTGGGGCAAGAACGATCCCTTCTTCATTCCGGCCGGAGCCGAGGCCTACCGCAAGGATCTGCCGAACGCGAAGGTCCAGTTTCTGGATACAGGGCATTTTGCTACGGAGACACACTCTGTCGAGATTGCCGCTGCGATCAAAGAGTTTTTCGGCGCAAACGGCATCTCGAAATAG